Proteins encoded by one window of Bubalus kerabau isolate K-KA32 ecotype Philippines breed swamp buffalo chromosome 22, PCC_UOA_SB_1v2, whole genome shotgun sequence:
- the ZNF511 gene encoding zinc finger protein 511 isoform X1, which translates to MQLPPALHARLAGAPGAAAPLPVQRDSLAGNAPFRFAARQVRFPREHEFFEDGDVQRHLYLQDVITQVAAEPERPRHFSARVPEFTCQVAGCCQAFDTLEDYEHHYHTLHGNVCSSCKRAFPSSHLLDTHIQEWHDSLFQILAERQDMYQCLVEGCAEKFRTSRDRKEHLVTHHLYPADFRFDKPRKGRCPASQVSTEAMGEDRAPSEGDAMEVCSEQAEAHPEPPRERRVYSHRIPSTICFGQGASRGFKSTKKRSKRP; encoded by the exons ATGCAGTTGCCGCCCGCGCTGCACGCCCGCCTGGCGGGGGCCCCTGGGGCGGCCGCGCCGCTGCCCGTGCAGCGCGACTCCCTGGCCGGGAACGCGCCCTTCCGCTTCGCGGCGCGCCAGGTGCGCTTCCCGCGGGAACACGAGTTCTTCGAG GACGGAGACGTGCAGAGGCACCTTTACCTCCAGGATGTGATTACGCAGGTGGCTGCGGAGCCGGAGAGGCCCAG GCATTTTTCTGCCAGGGTGCCTGAGTTCACCTGTCAGGTGGCCGGCTGCTGCCAGGCATTTGATACTCTGGAGGACTATGAGCATCACTACCACACTCTGCACGGAAACGTCTGCTCCTCCTGCAAGCGGGCCTTCCCCTCCAGTCACCTGCTGGACACCCACATCCAGGAGTGGCACGACTCGCTGTTCCAGATCCTGGCCGAACGGCAGGACATG TACCAGTGCCTGGTGGAGGGCTGCGCGGAGAAGTTCAGGACCAGCAGAGACCGGAAGGAGCACCTGGTAACTCATCACCTCTACCCTGCAGATTTCCGCTTTGATAAACCGAGGAAGGGCAGATG CCCAGCCTCGCAGGTGTCGACAGAAGCCATGGGGGAGGACCGGGCACCCTCTGAAGGAGACGCCATGGAAGTCTGCTCTGAACAGGCAGAGGCCCACCCAGAACCTCCAAGAGAGAGGCGGGTCTACAGCCACAG GATACCGTCGACCATCTGTTTCGGGCAGGGTGCCTCTCGAGGATTTAAAAGCACCAAGAAGAGAAGCAAGCGCCCGTGA
- the ZNF511 gene encoding zinc finger protein 511 isoform X2 gives MQLPPALHARLAGAPGAAAPLPVQRDSLAGNAPFRFAARQVRFPREHEFFEDGDVQRHLYLQDVITQVAAEPERPRVPEFTCQVAGCCQAFDTLEDYEHHYHTLHGNVCSSCKRAFPSSHLLDTHIQEWHDSLFQILAERQDMYQCLVEGCAEKFRTSRDRKEHLVTHHLYPADFRFDKPRKGRCPASQVSTEAMGEDRAPSEGDAMEVCSEQAEAHPEPPRERRVYSHRIPSTICFGQGASRGFKSTKKRSKRP, from the exons ATGCAGTTGCCGCCCGCGCTGCACGCCCGCCTGGCGGGGGCCCCTGGGGCGGCCGCGCCGCTGCCCGTGCAGCGCGACTCCCTGGCCGGGAACGCGCCCTTCCGCTTCGCGGCGCGCCAGGTGCGCTTCCCGCGGGAACACGAGTTCTTCGAG GACGGAGACGTGCAGAGGCACCTTTACCTCCAGGATGTGATTACGCAGGTGGCTGCGGAGCCGGAGAGGCCCAG GGTGCCTGAGTTCACCTGTCAGGTGGCCGGCTGCTGCCAGGCATTTGATACTCTGGAGGACTATGAGCATCACTACCACACTCTGCACGGAAACGTCTGCTCCTCCTGCAAGCGGGCCTTCCCCTCCAGTCACCTGCTGGACACCCACATCCAGGAGTGGCACGACTCGCTGTTCCAGATCCTGGCCGAACGGCAGGACATG TACCAGTGCCTGGTGGAGGGCTGCGCGGAGAAGTTCAGGACCAGCAGAGACCGGAAGGAGCACCTGGTAACTCATCACCTCTACCCTGCAGATTTCCGCTTTGATAAACCGAGGAAGGGCAGATG CCCAGCCTCGCAGGTGTCGACAGAAGCCATGGGGGAGGACCGGGCACCCTCTGAAGGAGACGCCATGGAAGTCTGCTCTGAACAGGCAGAGGCCCACCCAGAACCTCCAAGAGAGAGGCGGGTCTACAGCCACAG GATACCGTCGACCATCTGTTTCGGGCAGGGTGCCTCTCGAGGATTTAAAAGCACCAAGAAGAGAAGCAAGCGCCCGTGA